The genomic window TATtaaatcttaaaagaaaaaaatcaaaaagaagaaatgataCAGAGTAACtcaggcagaaagaaaatcaacttGAAAAAGGTAAATTAGAAAAGTGATTCATACAGGGGCAGATGTAAAAGCAGTGAGCTGGTCAAAGATAGGAAGAGAGTCATAGCTAACAAAGAGAGCTATAACTAACAAAGACAGTTTTCAATGGGTCATGTTGAGGATGAAGTAATCAGTTTTATTAGGTAACAAAGACAAGGAGTAAGGACAAGCAGAGGGAACAATCACTTTTCTCTGAGCTTTCACAGCTGTGAAACTCCAGTGTATGCTGCAGCGTCTGAATGCTACGGAGACAATGACAGGATGGCCTGGAAAAGTAAAGGCagactttttaatttgttttaagcAAGTCCATGCCTTTCTGAAATTGTTCTTCTCATTTGTAGAAGGGTAAGTTGAGATATCTGAGAGTTCTTTGTTTGCCTTTTGTTTATAACATTCCCTTTCTAGGGAGGTACAAAAGCACCTTTTGAAGTATGAGCTGTGTTTattccttcagttttaaaatacaaactcaTGCTTTTTGCAAAAATGCGCACAGAATTTAAATATCTAGATTTCTAAGAAATAATGCCAATTCTAGGACTCCCTCTTAGAATCTAGAAGGGAAAGATgtcccccccttttctttttaactcaCTATTAAACTTTACTGTTACTTAATGACCACTGTGGGTTAGCCTGACCTACTGATTTAACAGGATATAGTTGACATGAaagagctgctgccttcagaGGCTTGTTGTCATACAATGTGCTTGATCTCCCCTCCCAAAAATGACTCATAGAGAGCAAAGGCACAGAGCAGTTCTACAGAATTGCCCTTATTCAGACAGACTAAAGGGCTTATGGAATCTTTTGTGCTTGAATGCAGGACACACAATCATGACAGAGAGGGCTGAGTACAGCCCCTACATATTTTTGACAGAGGGGATAAAGGATAATTGCAGATTCTATTCCTCAGTCCCTTTTAGCTGAATACAGTAGCATTTCTGCAATTTTACCCTTTTTGCTATTTGACACAGTATTTCCTTGCGTCAGGGCCTTGGTGCCTACAAAAGCCTGCTTCCCTTGTCTCCTTGAGTCACCTCCAAATCTGGTCAGGCTACACCACTGTTTCTGTACCTCAGACTCTTCTGGACCCTGGAGAGGTTGCCAGTGTAACAGCACCTCACTTGCTGCCTGTGAGCCCTCTGGTGCACTCCAAATAAGGAGTTTCTTTGAATCTCTTAGAAGGCAGTTTTCAGCAGTAAAACTGAAGGCTCAGCTCAACCAGCAGCTGCTTGGCTTTGCTGTTGAAGCTGCAGTTACCATGAGCAAATCTCTCTAGGTTCTACAAGCATAGGCTCAGCATATTGCAAGATCAGTACCTCACTGAACAGTACCTGTCTGTCTACCTATGCCTTTTTCaaccccttccctttctccttctacCTCTCAGGTGTCAGTGGAGCAGTCACCATCCTAGATGAGGATGCTCCACTGCCTCCAGCATTACAACATTTGATGTCAAGTGCTTTATCTCAAGGAGCTATGAACTGTCAATGGCCAGCAAGCTTTTGTCCAGACTGCACCACCATCCTTAACTTTTCTCACCATTGAAAAAACATACATGGAATCTAGGAAAAATGAGGCAACTGCAGACAGCATAAACCTGCATCCTGACATAACCTTCCATCTACTACAAACCTATCAAGTAAATAATCCAGCTCTTCATTATTCTTTACTGTTTGCATCGATCTTAATAACAAGCATTAACATATTCTTTCACCATTTTATATAttgaataatattaatattttttcaacttttctAGCTTCTGATTCTGCTGTTTCATGAGTGAATTCTTCTACATCATTCTAGATTGCAGCTACTGACCTACAGCTCCTTTTTGTCCCGTTGCATAAATGTTTTCATGTGttaaccttttaaaatgttatattgttattcattaattattttgttctaGCAATGTGTGAAATGGTTGTCATTGTTTTACATTCTTAACACTTCCTTCAGATACTTAAAGGACTATGTGCCAAAACTTCTAGCAAGCTTCCCTAGTATATTCAGTTGTAATCACCCCAGACTGTGCTTCAGTTGTGATCTTGGTATTGTGGGAGCAAGAAGAAAAGCTACTTATACTGGTATTCttgttactttttctttctttgcattcaCACTTATATTTACTTATCTTTCATCTATCCATAGTTCTTAAATGCTTCAGAAACAACAAAGACCTTAAATATCTTACCTTTCAATGTCCTTCATGTCTGGAATAGGTGTTTGTAAATTTTAACTACATGTTAATAGACTGTTTTTATGCTTCTGTGCCCTTGGAATTTCTAGTCTCTAAGTGGAGACTGAATATAAAACTAAGATGAGGCTAGTCAGAGATTTCTGGAATGAGagtaatgtatttaaaatacaagaacAACAATCTACTATCCAAAAATGTCAATAAAACTTCTCTTAGAGTCCTTGATTACTTCTGCAGACGTGagagaatttttatttgcaatcaCAGATGTTGGATTTAGAGACATAATGAGGTCATCCATACATGATGGACCCTGATCTAGGGCAGTACAGAGAataaagaagggaagagaagaataaTTAGCTGTTGTAACCAACTGAAGAATACAAGTACACAAGAACTGAAGATTTTTATTCCACAATCTCTAAATGATAAGTTTGAGTGCAATTCCAACTGCTGGAATTAAATAAGCAATTAGATCTTGGAAAATCACAAGGCATTTATACTGCTGAAAATCTGTTTAGATGATCACAGGACCCTTTTTAGTTAAATGTTATAAAAAGTCACTGCTGACTATGAAACCCCAACTTTCCTGACTGCCAGGAAATGCTTCTCAATCTCTGGCAAGATGTAGCAAGAGATGTGTTAAATATTGTGGTTGGTTGGAGCCCTGAAGCTATATAGGATGATGGAGGGGTGCTGGCCTCATGATGTTACCATAAAGATATGCTTTTCATGTCCTTGGCTAGAAACTTGAGAAACTTTGTAAGCTGGTTTATAGCCCTGTGGGTAGGTACTTGTGGGGAAATGTTCCAGTGGTTGCTGAAAGCTGAATTTGAATTAAATTATGCCACTGTGAAGTATAAGCAGCTAATTCAAATATAAGGAATTTAAAATCagtattaaaatattgttataCTTCCTCAACAAATAATGACATTGGGCAgatgaatttattttcagagtgtggccaaaaatataaaaatactgtgataATAGATGTCAGCAGTGCAAATTGCTGTGCTTCATCTGACCACTCTTTTGgcaacagagaaaagaagagcaCTGTCATAAATACAGTAGCTTGTTTGATCTATGCAGCTCAGTGCACAGCTGTTCTCAGTGCTGGAAGCCTTCAAGGGAAGACAAATGAGAAATAAGTCATCCAGACACATCCCCAGTGCATTATTATTCCTGTGGCTGATGGGCTCAGCTAAGTGTCTGCTCTTAGGACCAGTGGAGAGTTGTGATCTACCCATCATTGATTCgtgcaaagaaaaagacaaatctgGAAGCAAGGTTTCATTAAGAGCTGAGAATGTGGAAGAGCGTAAAAGCACTGTCCTCAAATACTCTTCTTATTCTAAAAGTCTGAGATACTGAAATGTTTGTCAAGAAAACTGCAGGAAGCTTGTATGGGATAGTTCTGTGATGGTAACTGCTGTGGCTCTTCAGAACATCTCATCTGAGAACACATTGagatataagaaataaaaccagctaaacttaatgtttttattttaaaatatacaaatattagAAGATCACGCTCCAGTAGTTCACAACTTATGTGTATAAGAGCCTGGCTGTGTGTCCAGTAAGAACAGAGAGACATTTGTTTTTgactttcctcctcctcctcccccttcacTCCCTGTCGTGCTTTCCCATAGCAGGTCCAGCCCTTTTGCACTGCTGTACCAGGTAGAACTCACAAGAGCAGAGGTGGATACACTGTCAGCAGACTGCTGAAAGATGCTGATTTTTGCTCTCTGTAGCAGACTCTTCAAGGTATGATCGATGTATTTATTAGCCTGCTAGATTACACTAAGAGCTCTTCAAAGGGATTTTTTCTCTAATTGAAAACACCTCTCAAATAGTACTGATCCTCACTAAGCTATTTATGAAGTCCAAGAAGaacttatttttgttgtttcaatATTTCCTAAGAATTCATAGTGCtcttgcaaataatttttttgcttttcaccaAGCAGTTAGATTCAGAGAAATAGGGGTATTCAGTTATAGTACAGCAGCTGCAATGGTTTTTGGAACCTCTTGCATTTCCAAAATGCACATGGAATTTGCTGACATGCTGGAAAGGCCATGCAGTGCCCAGAAGTCAACCACTGAGGAATGTTTCTGGAAGGGAGTGTTGCTCTCCCTGGGTGCTATGCCTGGCCAGAGCTGTCTGAGCACCACCTACCACACTGCCACAGCGTGGCCATAGGTTGCTAAAGCACAGCAAGTGTGCCTTTTTCATCAGCAGGCAAAGCAACTCTGGTGCTTTCTCCTATTCTTCCTTATATGGTACTTACCTTGTGCTGCTTAGCTTTCATTTCCATGACTTTtctgggaagcctgttcaaGTGCTTCGCATTCACCCTTTgccaaagaaatttttcctgatatccattccaaacctcccctggcacaacctgaatccatttcctcttgttctattGATTGTTACCTAcgagaagagaccaactccgACCTTGCTACACCCTCTTTTCAAGTAGTTGTGGAGAGCGATAAagtcctccctgagcctcctcttcttcaggctaaacacccccagctccctcagctgctcgTCATCAGATTTGTGCTTCAGGCCCTTCACCAGCTCTTCTTGGGTCATACTCCAGCACCTTAaagtctttcttgtagtgaggggcccagaactgaacacagggttTGAGATGCAGCCTCATCAGTGCTTAATACAGGCAGACGAACACTTCCCTCGTCTTGCTGGTCATgctattgctgatacaggccaggatggCACTGGCCTTCTtagccacctgggcacactctggcttATGTTCAcctgctgttgaccagcaccctcAGGTAATTTTCTGCTGGGTAGCTTTCCAgtcactcttcccccagcctggatcAATATCTAGGGTAGTGCAGGGCCCAGCACTTTACCTTGTTGAATCTCATCCAGTTGGCCTCAACCCATCattccagcctgtccagatcccccTGCAGAGACTTCCTACCCACCAGTAGATCAACATTCCCTTCTaatttggtgtcatcagcaaactgactgagggtgccctCAATCCTCTTGTCCTCTTGTCATCATCCAGTCAGGCTTTGGCCATTCTGATTTTTTCACCGTATAACCCCAGGACAGCTGTGTAGTCCTCCTGTGTGACTGCCCCTTCTTCCGAAGGTCATAAACTCTCTGGTTCCATTGAAGTTCCATTTGAAGTCCATGTAAAGCCCAGGCTGGCAGGGTGGGGTGTGGCCGTAGGGCACATGCCCCATCCGGCAGTTTCACCACTGCAGTGCAGCTCGAGGGAGCAGTGAATGGGGCAGGTGGAGGGAAGGCTGCACTGAGTGAGGGCTGGGTAAGAACCAGCCCATGTAGGGTGTTTTGTAAGGCTGGGGAGAGggtgcaggggctgtggggagtgTCTTGGGCAGGGCAGGTACCACTCTCAGGGTAGATGCAGAGGTGCCCAGGCCTGCCAGACACAGGGAGTGCCCATAGGGATGTGCCCTGGGGATGTGCCTCAATCCCCACAACTTTCCCTATCCTTCCCATTGCTGTGTCTGGGCTCCTTCACTCCATCTCCCAcctgtccccagggctctgtgtatcctgctccagctgccctagctcccatttttcttccactcagctctgctgagccccTTCTCTCCCACCCACTCTATCAGGCCATGGCTCTGAGCATCAAGAAAATCCTGACTGAGCTGGGCATCCTGCAATATGTGCTGAAGGCAAGTGACCAGTCAGTGAAAGTGCAGCCTCTGCACCTCCTCCCAGTCTTGATGTTCCCCCTACCAGGAGGTGTGGGAGAGATCTACCCTTTGTAAATAAGTTAAtaaattgtttgtttgtctttagaAATGCCCTGTCTGTGATTGTTTGGGCAAGACTCTGTTGAAGGCTGATATCCCTTGGCTCCATCTCCCCTCTCTGACAGAGATGAAGATTGTGCTCCAATTTACATTTGCAATGATTACACTTGTGCTGAGGTGCTTAGCACCTCCCTGGTGTTCTTGATATCTCCTCCTCCCCGTGTCTTTTCCCATGGCCCAGAACACCTCTGAACTGGCTTCAAAAGATGATGCTGAAATCAACAGTTCCATTATGAGgtcttgctgcttctccttggGCTGTTCCTTTTAGGAGGGTATTCCCATCAAGTGAACCTCCAAAGGCCTGCAGAGGCCATTGCGTTACCTATCTCTGACCATCAGATCTTGACCCTCCAGCTGAGCCACAGCTGGAGGCTCAGCCACCTCTGGACACAGTTTGATGGCTGCTGAGAGATGGTTGTGTGTACACAGGCCTCCTACTTTTGTCCCTGCACTTCTATTCCAAAGTGGGAGTGTTGCCTGTGtctcccaggcagctgagaAGGTCACTCTTGGTACAGGTAAATCCATGTCTGTGGCCCAGGTGTCcaggcttggcagtgctggagctgcaggggaggcCTGTGtgagaagatgaaaaatgctGCCCAGCAGAGGGAGGAGTGAGGAGAGAAGTGTGAGGAACAGCCCTGCAACCAGTAACATGAGAGGGGAAAGAGGACAAGAAGAagacaaggaggaggaggaggaagaggaggaggaggaagaggaaaaggaggaggaagaagggaagaaggaggaggaggaaggagaggaggaagagaaggaggaggaggagaaggagggtgAGGTGCTCCAGTTGCTGGAGCAGGGATCAACAATGCTGGTCTCAGAGCTCCCCACACTGGagcatatcacagaatcacagaatgtgtcCCGTATACCAGAactgctggtaaatgatggGAAGTGGCTCAGTGAGTTCTTCAAACAGCTCCCTCAGAACCCTTGGGTGAATCCCATGTGGCCCTATAAGCCTCTGTGTGTCCAAGGGGTGTAACAGGTCGATGACCATTTCTCCTCGATTTATAGAGGCTTGTTTCTGctccttgtttctgttttcctgttcagGGACCCAGGTACAAGGAGAACAAGTGGCTATAAAGGCTGAGACAAAGAAGCTATTAAATACCTCAGTTTCTTCCTCATTCTTTGTCACTATGTTTCCCCCTAGCCAATAAAGAATAAAGATTATCcttaacctttcttttttttttttgctaatgcAATTATAGAAACATTGTTATTCtcttgcacagcagcagcctgatTAAGTTCTAGCTGGGCTTCAGcccttctgattttcttctacATAACCTCATGATAGCTGTGTAGACCTCCTCAGTGGCCTTCCACTTCTTCCAGAGGTCATAAACTCTCTGGTTCCATCAGAGTTCCATCCAAAGCCCAGGCTGACAGGGTGGGGTGTGGCCATGGGGCTCCAGCGTCTGTGACATCAGAGGGGAGAAGGCCCCACATGCCCCATCTGGCAGCTTCACCGCTGCAGTGTAGCTCTAGGGAGCAGTGAATGGAACAGGTGGAGGGAAGGCTGCACTGAGTGAGGGCTGGGTAAGAACCAGCCCATGTGGGGTGTTTTCTAAAGCTGGGCAGGGTgtgcaggggctgtggggagtgTCTTGGGCAGGGCAGGTGCCACTCTCAGGGCCAGGTGCAGAGGTGCTCAGGCCTGCCAGACACAGGGAGTGCTCATGGGGATGTGCCCCCATCCCCACAACTTTCCCTATCCTTCCCCTTGCTGTGACTGGGCTCCTTCACTCCATCTCCCACCCGTCCTTAGGGCCCTGTGCCTCCTGCCCCCTGTCTTCTGCCCCTGCTGCCCTAGCTGCCATTTCCCTGCCactcagccctgctgagcccctTCTCTctatcctcctcctccaggccATGGCTCTGAGCGTCACCCAAATCCTGATCGTGCTGGGTGTCCTACAATTCACGCTGCTGATGGATAACCAGCCAGTCAAGGTCACGGAAGAGCTCCTGAAGAAGCATGAGGAGCATCAGAATCAGGAGATGACTTCActgaaggagatggagaagagTATCCAGGAGCAGACCAGACTCAGTGAGGAAagcctgctcctctctgcctgccAGCAGTGGTGGTTCTGGGTCTCTGCTGAAATCCTCCTCGCAGTTTTTGGGTTCTACTGGCTGCCCAAGCAGAGGAGCGCTggctctgacagcagcagccagcaggaagcctccagcagtgcccaggagcagagagaggaggaggaggactggGAAGATAAACCAGACCCTTACAACACTCAAGATAAGCCCCTGAATAAGGTAGGGACCTCTGGTGCTTTTGCCAAGCCCTTCCCAAGAACAGCTTTCTGATGGCTGCATCCAGCCATGAGAGCAGGCAGCACTTACAAAGTCCTGACACCCTCAAGGGCAACATcaccagcctcctgctgctcatGTCCCTGAGACCACCCTTTGTGCAATTTTTCCACCAGGGCTCAGCACCATAGTGGGTCTGCTGGCGAAACAATCCTGCAGCCATGTGGAGAACACACTGAAGAACACGCTGtgcttcctcccctcccacctgAGGAGGCAAATAGAAGCCAAATCCCTGCTTTCTGTGCAGCCTCTGCATCTGCTGCCAGTCCTGATACTCCCCCTGCCAGGAGGTGTGGGAGAGATTCACCccttaaaaatatgttcataaaattgtttgttttgagaaatgttttgtcTACAGGTGTCTGGGCAAGACTATATTGGGGATGGTACCCCTTGGCTTCATCTTCCCTCTTTAACAGAAGCATAATGTCTGTGCTCCAGTTCACATTTGTAGTAGGTAGAGTTGTTCTTAGGTGCTTAGCACCTCCTGTCTTCTCCTGGTGTTCTTGacatctcctcctccctgtgcccttcccagtgtcccagaACACCTCTGAACTGGTTTCAAAAGATGATGCTGAAATCAGCAGTTCCATCACGGGgtcttgctgcttctcctcGGACTGTTCCTTTTAGAAGTGTGGTCCCATCAAGTGGACCCCCAAAGGCCTGTGAAGGCCATCATGTTACCTAATTCTGACCATCAGATCCTGACTCACAGCTAGAGGCTCAGCCACCTTTGGCCACAGTTTGATGGCTGCTGGGACACTGCCTTGTGCAATAACCTCATGACAGCTGTGTCCTCCTGCCCCATCTTCCAAATGTCATAAactctctgctctttccctgaGTTTCAGCCAAAGTTCTCTTCAGCCAGGTTGGTCTTCTTCTCCACTAATTCATCTTTTGGCACATGAGGTAggcctgctcctgtgccttaAAGATTTCCCCTTGAAGAATGTCTAGACTTCTTGGACTCCTTTACCCCTCTGGACTGCCTCTCAAGGCATTCTGTCAACCAGATTCTTAAGCAGGGCTATGTTTGCCCTCTGGATGTCCaaagcagcagttttgctgACCCCCCTCCTTATTTCTCCAAGAATTGAATTTGATTCTTTGATCACTGTGCCCAGGACAGCCTCTGACCATCACAtcacccaccagcccctctctgcccaCACACAACAGATGCAGCAGGTTACTTTCCCTAGTTGGCTTCCTCACTACTGTCTGTAAGTTACCTTCCACACTCGCCAGGAATATCGTAGACTATTTCTTGTCTGTGGTACTGTATTTCCAGAAGGCATCTGGTAAATTAAAATCccccacaagaacaagggcgAGCAATTGTAATTTCAGGACTGTGGAATCCTCTTCAGTTAATAGAAAGTAATAAGTACTGAAGAAATGAGATTCAGCTCTCAATAGTTTCCCAAACTAATAGCTCTGTGTGAACAGCCTTCAAGACTGGTAATACTGGTGACCTCTATTCCCACTGGATAATTGCTTCTATTATGCATTCTTGTTTCTGTTCTTGTCCTACAGCACCGATGGATGTAATTTTGTTGTGTACCACATAGTGCTTAATGATATTGCTGAAAGAAAGTTTATTGCCAAGTTAAAAATATGATGTCAGCTTTTGAGTTTCAATAAGGGTCTTAGCTGTAAgcctacctttttttttttttcctcagtacattaaatatttttcactatGGCTAGGAAAAATTAGAAAGTGCAAAGTGGTCAACATATGTAGGCTAAAATTCAAACATATCTAATACTACTGTAATGAACAGACATGCTAAATCTGTATCTGATAAATTAGGCCACATGATGGCAGGTGAAATGTGGATAAGGTGAAAGTACTGCATGATGAAAGGAGGAGATGAAGACCTATTTTAGGTTGACATAACCAGTCAGAAACAGCAATGTATGTCAGAAAGGAGAAATCAATTTAATGTCTGCATTATACAAAGTATCAATACAGACAGTATATTAAACTGCACTAGGAAAAGTATCTACAGATAGATTTACAGGTAGACTGCAGCATTGATAAATGGCAGATGActagaagagggaaaagaaatagcaTGGAGAAATCCTCaaccaagaaaaatatataaatgcgGGATTAAACTGAGcaaaaaatattaggaaagaGGTATATAAAATAGTGAATGAAGTAATAAATGTCAGTTGAATGTCcacatttcctcttt from Chiroxiphia lanceolata isolate bChiLan1 chromosome 2, bChiLan1.pri, whole genome shotgun sequence includes these protein-coding regions:
- the LOC116782010 gene encoding LOW QUALITY PROTEIN: uncharacterized protein LOC116782010 (The sequence of the model RefSeq protein was modified relative to this genomic sequence to represent the inferred CDS: inserted 2 bases in 2 codons; substituted 1 base at 1 genomic stop codon), producing the protein MGEHKPECAQVAKKASAILACISNSXDQQDEGSVRLPVLSTDEAASQTLCXSSGPLTTRKTLRCWSMTQEELVKGLKHKSDDEQLRELGVFSLKKRRLREDFIALHNYLKRGCSKVGVGLFSXVTINRTRGNGFRLCQGRFGMDIRKNFFGKGVIKHWNGLPREVVETPSLEMLKEGLGESLGAVVWPMRFGHTPDSMISEVFYNLTDPVILLYTQTDINFRAGNALRWGAQPGSCEATTGLR